In the Campylobacter showae genome, one interval contains:
- a CDS encoding host-nuclease inhibitor Gam family protein: MEIKSFSDIDNALKKVCELSVGIEKINGEVTLECNRIKESRKAEVERLESEKNYIEQQITFFCEENKHEFAEKRSKEFTFGEIGYRLTKSVSLPRIKAKVESLLKAIKSYGLAKECIIYEEKPNKDALAELKDEDLVKLGLTRTVKDSFRIVPKIESLEVGK; encoded by the coding sequence ATGGAAATAAAAAGTTTTAGCGATATAGATAACGCGCTAAAAAAGGTATGCGAGCTAAGCGTAGGCATCGAGAAGATCAACGGCGAAGTAACTCTTGAGTGCAACCGTATAAAAGAGAGCAGAAAGGCCGAAGTAGAGAGACTGGAGAGCGAGAAAAACTATATCGAGCAGCAAATCACGTTTTTTTGTGAGGAAAACAAGCACGAATTTGCCGAAAAACGCTCGAAAGAATTTACCTTCGGCGAGATCGGCTACCGCCTAACCAAAAGCGTAAGTTTGCCTCGTATAAAAGCTAAAGTAGAAAGCCTGCTAAAGGCGATCAAAAGCTACGGGCTAGCCAAAGAGTGCATCATATACGAGGAAAAACCTAACAAAGACGCTCTAGCGGAGCTAAAAGACGAAGATCTCGTAAAGCTAGGACTAACAAGAACGGTAAAAGATAGCTTCCGCATAGTGCCGAAAATAGAGAGTTTGGAGGTAGGGAAATGA
- the nusB gene encoding transcription antitermination factor NusB, with the protein MATRHQVRQAVVSLLYAREMGSCSEEFVEEFLEEKKIRNDQRSLALSLFHGILEHADELDGLLNARLKEWKINEIGSIERAVLRLGAYEMKFTPTDKAVIINEGIELGKELGGDSAPKFINGVLDALKADL; encoded by the coding sequence ATGGCAACTCGTCATCAGGTCAGGCAGGCCGTCGTTTCGCTACTATATGCGCGCGAAATGGGTAGTTGCAGCGAGGAGTTCGTCGAGGAGTTTTTAGAAGAAAAAAAGATCAGAAACGATCAGCGAAGCCTCGCACTGTCGCTTTTTCACGGCATTTTGGAGCATGCGGATGAGCTTGACGGGCTACTAAACGCGCGCCTAAAAGAGTGGAAAATAAACGAGATCGGCAGTATCGAGCGCGCCGTGCTTAGGCTGGGGGCGTACGAGATGAAATTTACCCCGACCGATAAGGCCGTCATCATAAACGAGGGTATCGAGCTTGGCAAGGAGCTGGGCGGCGACTCGGCACCGAAATTTATAAACGGCGTGCTAGACGCGCTAAAGGCCGATCTGTGA
- the pyrF gene encoding orotidine-5'-phosphate decarboxylase translates to MKLCVALDLGSKQECLQLAEGLADFADKIWLKVGLRAYLRDGAGFIEELKKLRNFKIFLDLKLYDIPNTMADAAEEIAKIGVDMINVHASSGKRAMAMVMERLDRLASRPLVLAVSALTSFDETEFSAVYEQNLDDAVRKFSVMSYEAGLDGMVCSAFESRLIKDATSANFITLCPGVRPFGESAGDQKRVADLSVAREAGADFIVVGRPIYQSADPREICKRILDQI, encoded by the coding sequence GTGAAGCTCTGCGTCGCGCTTGATCTGGGCTCGAAGCAGGAGTGCTTGCAGCTAGCGGAGGGGCTTGCGGACTTTGCGGATAAAATTTGGCTAAAAGTGGGCTTGCGAGCCTATTTGCGCGACGGAGCGGGCTTTATCGAGGAGCTAAAAAAGCTCAGAAATTTTAAAATTTTCCTCGATCTAAAGCTCTACGACATCCCAAATACGATGGCGGACGCCGCCGAGGAGATCGCTAAAATCGGCGTAGATATGATAAATGTGCACGCAAGTAGCGGCAAGCGCGCGATGGCTATGGTGATGGAGCGACTGGATAGGCTAGCTTCGCGTCCGCTAGTGCTCGCGGTCTCTGCGCTAACTAGCTTTGACGAGACCGAATTTAGCGCGGTTTACGAGCAAAATTTGGACGACGCCGTGCGCAAATTTAGCGTGATGAGCTACGAAGCGGGGCTTGACGGCATGGTCTGCTCGGCGTTCGAGAGCCGCCTGATAAAGGACGCCACAAGCGCAAATTTTATCACGCTCTGTCCTGGCGTGAGGCCGTTTGGCGAGAGTGCGGGGGATCAAAAACGAGTGGCGGATCTGAGCGTCGCGCGCGAGGCGGGGGCGGATTTTATCGTAGTCGGTCGTCCGATCTATCAAAGCGCCGATCCGCGCGAAATTTGCAAGCGGATTTTGGATCAAATTTAG
- a CDS encoding AAA family ATPase, whose amino-acid sequence MQLADRIKDFIEANKSSGMSQNKFATALGINPAYISGYIKEGSSYKYADKVEEPAKNYLDNFIQKVDILQDELPFVRTKDAKSIHAVIGWAVQDRDMAMISGVAGSGKTRAVREYVRTHPDSILIEATINTSAKSLFKILARELGLNDKGSIDELIRQSAEALKKVSRTIIIDEAEHLPYRALESLRRMHDFSRATLVLVGTNKLLINLTASKSGNELEQLSSRVGNKWILGGLSYVDEDKKKIRDDLEAVCKNFGVTQKPCIDLIEALAKGNFRKTEKLLRRAKMLSEYAKTPINEDVVKEATNMLLL is encoded by the coding sequence ATGCAGTTAGCCGACAGAATAAAAGACTTCATCGAAGCGAATAAATCAAGCGGTATGAGTCAGAACAAATTCGCTACGGCTTTGGGAATAAATCCCGCATATATCTCGGGATACATAAAAGAAGGCTCTAGCTACAAGTATGCCGATAAAGTAGAAGAGCCAGCTAAAAACTATCTCGACAATTTTATCCAAAAAGTTGACATTTTGCAAGACGAGTTACCGTTCGTAAGAACCAAGGATGCCAAAAGCATACACGCGGTGATCGGCTGGGCGGTACAAGATAGAGATATGGCGATGATAAGCGGGGTAGCCGGTAGCGGAAAGACAAGAGCCGTTCGCGAATACGTAAGAACGCATCCAGACAGCATTCTAATCGAGGCTACCATAAACACGTCTGCAAAGAGCCTTTTTAAAATTTTAGCTAGAGAGCTCGGACTAAACGACAAAGGAAGCATAGACGAACTAATACGTCAAAGTGCGGAAGCTCTAAAAAAGGTAAGCAGAACGATCATCATAGACGAGGCCGAGCATCTGCCTTACCGCGCGCTTGAAAGCTTGCGCAGGATGCACGATTTTAGCCGCGCTACTCTGGTACTCGTGGGCACGAACAAGCTACTAATAAATTTAACCGCTTCAAAGAGCGGAAACGAGCTAGAACAGCTAAGCTCGAGAGTCGGAAATAAATGGATACTAGGCGGGCTTTCCTACGTAGACGAGGACAAGAAAAAGATAAGAGACGACCTAGAGGCCGTTTGCAAAAACTTCGGCGTAACGCAAAAGCCATGCATCGATCTAATAGAAGCGCTAGCTAAAGGAAATTTCAGAAAGACCGAAAAGTTGCTAAGAAGGGCGAAGATGCTAAGCGAATACGCAAAGACCCCTATAAACGAAGACGTAGTCAAAGAGGCTACGAATATGTTGCTTTTATAG
- a CDS encoding phage virion morphogenesis protein yields MIEVKGLEELQTKLKSLQNIDKKTKPLMQTLGNILQNEIEASFENESSPFGQKWQALKPSTIRQKQKLGKSSNILRSDGNLADKWIVKADDKKATVSNNTNKNGFAYGLVHQFGTTKAGRSKNVKIPARPFLPVDRSGNLPGRVKDVVKKVIIKFVEDGFK; encoded by the coding sequence ATGATAGAAGTTAAAGGTCTAGAAGAGCTGCAAACTAAGCTAAAATCTCTGCAAAATATCGACAAAAAAACCAAGCCGCTAATGCAAACGCTAGGCAATATCTTACAAAACGAAATAGAAGCCAGTTTTGAGAACGAGAGCAGTCCGTTCGGACAAAAATGGCAAGCCTTGAAACCTAGTACGATTAGGCAAAAACAAAAACTAGGAAAGTCCTCTAATATTTTAAGATCGGACGGAAATTTGGCGGATAAATGGATAGTTAAAGCAGACGATAAGAAAGCCACGGTATCTAATAATACGAATAAAAACGGCTTTGCTTACGGGCTAGTTCATCAATTCGGTACGACTAAAGCCGGGCGAAGTAAAAACGTAAAGATACCGGCTAGGCCGTTTTTACCGGTCGATAGGAGCGGCAATTTGCCGGGCAGGGTAAAAGACGTCGTTAAAAAGGTCATTATAAAATTTGTGGAAGATGGTTTTAAATAA
- a CDS encoding ASCH domain-containing protein: MAILLSVKPKFADMILDGTKRVEYRKALASVANDRIFLYATAPIKKVVGEVKVKRADRCENKEAVWACYLDCSGITKEEFDEYFKDKKYASWYFLEEPIRYKKPQNIRYFGVKTAPRNFVYLKDANV, encoded by the coding sequence ATGGCTATTTTATTGTCCGTAAAGCCCAAATTTGCAGACATGATACTCGACGGAACAAAACGAGTAGAATACAGAAAGGCGTTAGCGTCCGTCGCTAACGACAGGATATTTCTATACGCCACGGCGCCGATAAAAAAGGTAGTCGGCGAGGTAAAAGTAAAAAGAGCCGATAGATGCGAAAACAAAGAAGCGGTGTGGGCTTGCTATTTGGACTGCTCTGGAATCACCAAAGAAGAATTCGACGAATATTTTAAGGACAAAAAATATGCTTCTTGGTATTTTTTAGAAGAGCCGATCAGATACAAAAAACCTCAAAACATAAGATATTTCGGAGTAAAAACGGCACCTAGAAATTTCGTATATCTAAAGGATGCAAATGTCTGA
- a CDS encoding phage portal protein family protein — translation MIFDKLFKNKSEQPQRKKAALIPQNGTLIDLLINTGVSSIGDDDMDMILADLTVTQCDVSRKSVTEKKEIQIVCDDEKIKDEFKKIFNPDIVSQILETYLYGLNVFEVNYKEKEGLVYPRLVQRDFRQFKFNDASEFVFNAGGSEQSIPPLKVIYALNRANFRKVYGDGLLKKLYFPVKMKNASLKFWFRFLEKFGSPWAIAKTSYEPDEMAAEVQAMLSGDSAVIDTDEEITLVQPTSNVDFTRLPAYLDNQISKAILGANLTSDVKEGSYAAAKTHNEIREDLAANDGKILVFVMNKAISFFKEINGYNGELYAKLFDEDAPNTERAARDKTLYDMGFTPTKKYITSAYNIELDDNEQAQEKDRNLKANKANLTALKGSLKALDRFDKATNEMDIEDGEIEAVLNKLIASSETYEEAFDKLYELYDLPFERLEPLMFKAVANAQMLGYLDEI, via the coding sequence ATGATATTTGACAAATTATTTAAAAATAAATCCGAGCAGCCGCAGCGCAAGAAAGCGGCTCTCATCCCTCAAAACGGTACCCTGATAGATTTGCTGATAAATACGGGAGTTTCCAGTATTGGCGACGACGATATGGATATGATACTAGCCGATCTTACTGTTACGCAGTGCGACGTGAGCCGCAAGTCCGTGACCGAGAAAAAAGAGATCCAAATCGTTTGCGACGATGAAAAAATTAAGGACGAATTTAAAAAGATTTTTAACCCCGACATCGTCAGCCAAATTTTAGAGACCTATCTTTACGGGTTAAACGTATTCGAGGTCAACTATAAAGAAAAAGAAGGTCTTGTATACCCAAGACTCGTGCAGCGCGATTTTAGACAGTTTAAATTTAACGACGCGAGCGAGTTCGTGTTTAACGCCGGCGGAAGTGAGCAGAGTATCCCGCCTTTAAAAGTTATATATGCATTAAACAGGGCGAATTTTAGAAAAGTATACGGAGACGGGTTACTTAAAAAGCTGTATTTCCCCGTCAAAATGAAAAACGCCAGCTTGAAGTTTTGGTTTAGGTTTTTAGAAAAATTCGGATCGCCCTGGGCGATAGCAAAAACTAGCTACGAGCCCGACGAAATGGCTGCGGAAGTGCAAGCTATGCTTAGCGGCGATAGCGCGGTCATAGACACGGACGAGGAGATCACCCTCGTGCAGCCTACCTCAAACGTAGATTTTACGAGACTTCCCGCATACCTCGACAATCAAATCAGCAAGGCTATTTTAGGCGCAAATTTGACTAGCGACGTAAAAGAGGGAAGCTATGCCGCAGCGAAGACGCATAACGAGATTAGAGAGGATCTGGCCGCAAACGACGGCAAAATTTTAGTCTTCGTCATGAACAAGGCCATAAGCTTTTTTAAGGAGATCAACGGCTATAACGGCGAGCTTTACGCCAAACTATTCGACGAAGACGCTCCTAATACCGAGCGCGCCGCAAGAGACAAGACGCTATACGATATGGGCTTCACGCCTACGAAAAAATACATAACCTCTGCATATAATATCGAGCTGGACGATAACGAGCAAGCGCAAGAAAAAGACCGAAATTTAAAGGCTAATAAAGCAAATTTAACGGCTTTAAAAGGCTCTTTAAAGGCTTTAGATAGATTTGATAAAGCCACGAACGAGATGGATATAGAAGACGGCGAGATAGAAGCGGTCTTAAACAAACTAATAGCAAGCAGCGAGACTTACGAAGAGGCTTTCGATAAGCTTTACGAGCTTTACGATCTACCCTTTGAGAGGCTTGAGCCCTTGATGTTTAAAGCCGTGGCCAATGCCCAGATGTTGGGATATCTAGATGAAATTTAG
- a CDS encoding phage minor head protein → MKFSFFEEPTAVYEYLKSKKPEIHFDYDEIMYDAHKKAFTVAKMMNLDLLKDTQASLTKAFKEGVGFDEWKKSVKPMLAKKGWLGNIKVKDPKTGEEKEIYVGNRRLRTIFNTNMRTAYAKARYESQMQSLGEYFRYTAVLDGRTREAHRKLHGKTLPKTDKFWDTNYPPNGWGCRCKVQVLTEAECVARGIVPLADGSFLPQAAEKDFKYNPGKVDKTDEILKDKQNKVLDAVTSSLAKKNLKQSLDSFEHERDVYVWQKSLDDMVNAVIGGKIIKDKIYQVAQVGELKQGIKKNLKIIDVEPKASSIAVYQNTISHITRDSKPKGKEPNIDEIKAVVGVFDEAKRVFYDKKDNVLLYFYNSLQNDNMVNYAVIRLDYTLKKFKTDNFIATITRIPVENYKAILKDKKRYIKIK, encoded by the coding sequence ATGAAATTTAGTTTTTTCGAGGAGCCTACGGCGGTTTATGAATATTTAAAGAGCAAAAAGCCGGAGATCCATTTCGATTACGACGAGATCATGTATGATGCGCATAAAAAGGCTTTTACCGTCGCAAAGATGATGAATTTGGATCTTCTTAAAGATACGCAGGCTTCGCTCACCAAGGCTTTTAAAGAGGGCGTCGGGTTTGACGAGTGGAAAAAGAGCGTAAAGCCTATGCTTGCAAAGAAAGGCTGGCTAGGAAATATCAAGGTAAAAGACCCAAAGACCGGCGAAGAAAAAGAAATTTACGTAGGCAATAGGCGGCTAAGGACTATATTTAATACCAACATGAGAACGGCTTACGCCAAGGCTAGATATGAAAGCCAGATGCAAAGCCTAGGCGAATACTTCCGCTATACCGCCGTGCTAGACGGCAGGACCAGAGAAGCCCACAGGAAGCTTCACGGCAAGACCCTGCCCAAGACGGATAAATTTTGGGATACCAACTATCCGCCAAACGGTTGGGGGTGCCGCTGTAAGGTGCAGGTGCTTACAGAGGCCGAATGCGTAGCTAGAGGCATCGTACCGCTTGCTGACGGCTCTTTTTTGCCCCAGGCTGCAGAAAAAGACTTCAAATACAATCCGGGTAAGGTCGACAAAACGGATGAAATTTTAAAAGACAAGCAAAATAAGGTTTTAGACGCCGTTACGTCAAGTCTTGCAAAGAAAAATTTAAAACAATCCCTAGATAGCTTCGAGCATGAGCGAGACGTTTACGTTTGGCAAAAAAGCTTAGACGACATGGTAAATGCTGTAATTGGCGGTAAAATCATCAAGGATAAAATTTATCAGGTGGCTCAAGTAGGGGAGTTAAAGCAAGGTATCAAGAAAAATCTAAAAATCATCGACGTAGAGCCCAAAGCATCCAGTATAGCCGTTTATCAAAACACCATCTCGCACATCACGAGAGATAGCAAGCCGAAGGGAAAAGAGCCCAATATCGATGAAATAAAAGCCGTAGTAGGCGTATTTGACGAAGCTAAACGCGTATTTTACGATAAAAAGGACAATGTTTTACTATATTTTTATAATAGCCTACAAAACGACAACATGGTAAATTACGCCGTCATCCGCCTAGACTATACGCTTAAAAAATTTAAAACCGATAATTTTATAGCGACTATTACGAGGATACCTGTAGAAAACTATAAAGCTATTTTAAAAGATAAAAAAAGATATATAAAGATAAAGTAG
- a CDS encoding AAA family ATPase, with protein MSEIFEFLKNSSLTKDNFNEKVEFLIEGFLVKQLITLIYADGGTGKSYMAFALAKRLCEEGQRVFFIDYDNPVGVLKQRGVDRLLIESYENMNYIQRSTLELCGFELVLKLEENAVGKAYKDCVFILDSLRDFVDINNDNRINRLFGALKNLREAGATVIILHHSNKDGKNYQGSNHIRNSLDVMYHLLKRPSKENELNFLLEVAKERAGVKDNGFCVKTLNLELKELDVEVARMSEYELNFTTLAQKILAGGDLNKTELLNAMNYEKDDRTARDCLDKFDGKLWFSRKTGKSVIYSCKAETTTDTTITTMGENTLNLAV; from the coding sequence ATGAGCGAAATTTTCGAGTTTTTAAAAAACTCCAGCTTAACCAAAGATAATTTTAACGAAAAGGTCGAGTTTTTGATAGAGGGCTTTTTAGTAAAGCAGCTAATCACGCTGATCTACGCGGACGGCGGCACGGGCAAAAGCTACATGGCCTTCGCGCTAGCTAAAAGACTTTGCGAAGAGGGCCAAAGGGTATTTTTCATAGACTACGACAACCCAGTAGGCGTACTCAAACAGCGCGGCGTAGATAGGCTACTTATAGAAAGCTACGAGAATATGAATTATATCCAGCGCAGCACGCTAGAGCTTTGCGGATTTGAGCTTGTTCTAAAGCTCGAGGAAAACGCCGTAGGCAAAGCCTATAAAGATTGCGTTTTTATCCTGGATAGCTTGCGGGATTTCGTAGACATCAACAACGACAACCGCATAAATAGACTATTTGGCGCACTTAAGAATTTACGCGAAGCGGGAGCTACCGTGATCATCCTGCACCACTCTAACAAAGACGGTAAAAACTATCAAGGCAGCAACCATATAAGAAATTCTCTCGACGTTATGTATCATCTACTAAAACGCCCTAGCAAGGAAAACGAGTTAAATTTCTTACTTGAAGTAGCCAAAGAAAGAGCCGGGGTAAAAGATAACGGTTTTTGCGTAAAAACGCTAAATTTAGAACTAAAAGAGCTTGACGTAGAGGTAGCTAGAATGAGCGAATACGAGCTAAATTTTACTACCCTAGCGCAAAAGATACTAGCCGGCGGAGATCTAAACAAGACCGAGCTGCTAAACGCTATGAATTACGAAAAAGACGATAGAACGGCTAGGGATTGCCTCGATAAATTCGACGGCAAGCTATGGTTTAGCCGTAAAACTGGCAAGAGCGTGATATATAGTTGTAAAGCGGAGACTACAACCGATACAACTATTACAACTATGGGTGAAAATACCTTAAATTTGGCGGTTTAG
- a CDS encoding phage protein GemA/Gp16 family protein — protein sequence MNTSELKKYYIKMIQTLKHNYFVDDECRKIYLQAQFGKDSLKELSIEELRAVLEVVGYKPHKGANFKKSTRKTKTSKTSSSSFMSSEDLTPAKGSLYATKKQLETIAGIWEEIANVKTGMALREFIFRIVKIRPLHLKFLSRSDAADVVQALIQMKDKYYK from the coding sequence ATGAATACGAGCGAGCTTAAAAAGTACTATATCAAGATGATACAAACGTTAAAGCACAACTATTTCGTGGACGACGAGTGCAGAAAGATATATTTACAAGCGCAATTCGGCAAAGATAGCCTAAAAGAGCTAAGTATAGAGGAGCTTAGGGCCGTGCTAGAAGTCGTGGGATATAAGCCCCATAAAGGCGCAAATTTTAAAAAATCTACTCGTAAAACCAAAACAAGCAAAACGTCTAGCTCGTCCTTTATGTCTAGCGAAGATCTAACGCCCGCTAAAGGCAGCCTATACGCCACCAAAAAGCAGCTTGAGACTATCGCCGGCATCTGGGAAGAGATAGCCAACGTAAAAACGGGCATGGCTTTAAGAGAGTTCATCTTTAGAATAGTTAAAATCAGACCTTTGCATCTTAAATTTCTATCAAGGAGTGATGCCGCCGACGTCGTGCAAGCCCTTATTCAAATGAAAGATAAATATTACAAATGA
- a CDS encoding DDE-type integrase/transposase/recombinase yields MIYVETAAAAEIFGVSLSALKEAARRNSQKYPFVRIKDAGIRSRGGAKLLFAVEIADIDGAIKGGKANKDVNVYIEDGLEQTGFRRMKFSEIKGGKADASDGKKENLSREYAVLDDDEKEEINQKIRLLKEYEAAKKQGVSCKKFCEDSGISEANLFRWQKAYKEKGAAALMDKRGKHRKNASVLEEWMKEFILENFRAYGAGGLNIAELYRRLHQEYFRRRGEANNYPKFLTGKIKPLFDAGVIKRYLDGYYAANKLEYIMITKGEDKAKSYFQPALGDQGEMITRRNQCWQIDSSPLDVMVRDGEKGEAIRANILSIVDVYSGRCVASIERKSNALGLVRLMWKALNTLGKPDYVKGDNGKDYLSDQFQHLLNGLNIDYDRAIAYSGDEKGFVERHFGVMQHAGISQTPGYIGFNLAMREAIEQRTPKKDRSAKDELGFVKKTNLKYLLTLDQARVKFEAEVLKWDIMSVGRKKSSPMDRWNSDTTPLRGVRKEEFMLHAGGLEPRTVGKKGISYDAREFGSAFLPAVKTQVLVSENIDDVSSIFVFDLEGNFICEAKDKEICPMSAETYKAVKKVFKDDMKAIRAVIKRAEFSEFTRLNVNYDLEVMLEAHKEALKPENFNYEDCDKIEALKETIKRQKEVNNIINAGFDYDKLNEFTAERTTKKKFSVDDAIEIASGE; encoded by the coding sequence ATGATCTACGTCGAAACCGCCGCGGCAGCTGAAATTTTCGGCGTTTCTTTGAGTGCTCTTAAAGAAGCCGCTAGACGCAACTCTCAAAAATACCCGTTTGTCCGCATAAAAGACGCCGGCATCAGAAGCCGCGGCGGAGCGAAGCTGCTGTTTGCGGTAGAGATCGCGGATATAGACGGAGCGATAAAAGGCGGCAAAGCCAATAAAGACGTAAACGTATACATAGAGGACGGCTTGGAGCAAACCGGATTTAGACGGATGAAATTTAGCGAAATAAAGGGCGGCAAAGCTGACGCGAGCGACGGCAAAAAAGAGAATTTAAGTAGGGAGTACGCGGTGTTGGACGACGATGAAAAAGAGGAGATTAACCAAAAAATCAGACTGCTAAAAGAGTATGAGGCGGCCAAAAAACAAGGCGTGTCATGTAAAAAGTTTTGCGAAGACAGCGGCATAAGCGAGGCAAACCTTTTTAGATGGCAAAAAGCTTATAAGGAAAAAGGCGCGGCGGCGCTGATGGATAAGCGCGGCAAGCATAGAAAAAACGCTAGCGTGCTCGAAGAGTGGATGAAGGAGTTTATACTTGAAAATTTCCGCGCTTACGGCGCAGGCGGGCTAAATATAGCAGAGCTTTACCGCAGACTCCATCAAGAGTATTTTAGACGAAGGGGCGAAGCGAATAACTATCCGAAATTTCTAACCGGAAAGATAAAGCCGCTCTTTGACGCAGGCGTAATAAAAAGATACCTAGACGGCTATTACGCCGCCAACAAGCTTGAATACATAATGATCACGAAAGGCGAAGATAAAGCGAAAAGCTACTTCCAGCCGGCCCTGGGCGATCAAGGCGAGATGATAACCAGACGCAACCAATGCTGGCAGATAGATAGCTCGCCGCTTGACGTGATGGTAAGAGACGGGGAAAAAGGCGAGGCGATACGAGCCAATATCCTTAGCATCGTGGACGTGTATAGCGGCAGATGCGTAGCCAGTATAGAGAGAAAATCAAATGCCCTAGGCCTTGTAAGACTCATGTGGAAAGCGCTTAATACGCTAGGCAAACCCGATTACGTGAAAGGGGACAATGGCAAGGACTACCTAAGCGATCAGTTTCAGCATCTATTAAACGGCCTAAATATCGACTACGATAGAGCCATAGCATATAGCGGCGACGAAAAAGGCTTTGTAGAGAGGCACTTTGGAGTGATGCAGCATGCGGGCATCTCTCAAACGCCGGGATATATAGGATTTAACCTAGCCATGAGAGAGGCGATCGAGCAAAGAACGCCCAAAAAAGATAGATCCGCAAAAGACGAGCTAGGGTTTGTTAAAAAGACCAACCTTAAATACCTACTAACGCTAGACCAGGCAAGGGTTAAATTTGAAGCCGAGGTGCTTAAATGGGACATAATGAGCGTAGGACGCAAAAAATCAAGCCCGATGGATCGTTGGAATAGCGATACGACTCCGCTTCGCGGCGTAAGAAAAGAGGAATTTATGCTACATGCGGGAGGGTTAGAGCCTAGAACGGTAGGCAAAAAGGGAATTAGTTACGATGCAAGAGAATTCGGCTCGGCGTTTCTCCCGGCCGTAAAGACCCAGGTGTTAGTTAGCGAAAACATAGACGACGTAAGCTCGATATTCGTATTTGATTTGGAAGGAAATTTCATCTGCGAAGCAAAGGATAAAGAGATATGCCCTATGAGTGCGGAAACTTACAAAGCCGTTAAAAAGGTCTTTAAAGACGATATGAAAGCCATCCGAGCCGTCATCAAACGCGCCGAATTTAGCGAATTTACGAGACTAAACGTAAATTACGACCTCGAAGTAATGCTTGAAGCCCACAAAGAGGCGTTAAAACCCGAAAACTTTAACTACGAAGACTGCGACAAGATAGAGGCGCTAAAAGAGACCATAAAAAGGCAAAAAGAGGTAAATAACATAATAAATGCGGGGTTTGATTACGATAAATTAAACGAATTTACCGCAGAGAGAACGACTAAAAAGAAATTTTCCGTAGACGACGCCATAGAGATAGCAAGCGGGGAATAA
- a CDS encoding helix-turn-helix transcriptional regulator, with amino-acid sequence MDNQKDKIIFENMKKFFKVDSLEDVAEKLGYSRNTAATWRSKGLTSTVKLKFASLSADKVNKPYNDKASLRYFENITASAGYGSNNDEQNYSIIPVGKDFMEQVLKIPFKNYDVIKVFGDSMEPFAQDGDAVVVDLDAEVKNGDVVIANIGGDVYMKKFLRDAIHKEIKLTSLNSFYQDIILKGEEIDQLKIVGKVRCKFNINMKVF; translated from the coding sequence ATGGACAACCAGAAGGATAAAATCATATTTGAAAATATGAAAAAGTTTTTCAAGGTCGATAGTCTCGAAGACGTAGCGGAAAAGCTCGGCTATTCTAGGAATACAGCCGCCACATGGCGCTCAAAAGGTTTAACCTCGACAGTAAAATTAAAATTTGCCAGCCTAAGCGCTGATAAGGTAAATAAACCTTATAATGACAAGGCCAGTTTAAGGTATTTTGAAAACATAACGGCAAGCGCTGGCTACGGCTCTAATAATGATGAACAAAATTACTCCATAATCCCTGTTGGAAAGGATTTTATGGAGCAGGTTTTAAAAATACCTTTTAAAAATTATGACGTGATTAAAGTTTTCGGTGATAGCATGGAACCATTTGCACAAGACGGCGATGCCGTAGTGGTGGATCTGGACGCAGAGGTAAAAAACGGCGACGTCGTTATAGCAAATATCGGTGGAGACGTATATATGAAGAAATTTCTGAGAGACGCGATACATAAAGAAATAAAATTAACGTCGCTAAATAGCTTTTATCAAGATATTATTTTAAAAGGCGAGGAAATAGATCAGCTAAAAATAGTAGGTAAAGTTAGGTGTAAATTTAATATCAATATGAAAGTATTTTAA